The following proteins are co-located in the Spirosoma montaniterrae genome:
- a CDS encoding ABC transporter transmembrane domain-containing protein — protein sequence MHNYIYKTFTQQLDQTDCGIACLLSVIRYYGGDASRERLRELSGTSIQGTTLLGLYQTAQSLGFAAEGLEAEGVHNLAEVTEPAILHVVMDGNRQHYVVYYPNTPPPAPPLKTRGGELRYVIGDPGRGVIEMTGDELAGIWQSRALLTLKPTERFVSTAQSRQTQWQWFRNLIHDDVPLLAIAAGLGVVMAGLGLSMALFSQKLLDEILPKRNLEKLSMGLLLLTVLLLARTGIGYLRGFLLLRQSREFNVRITDSFFRDLLQLPKAFFDNRKTGDLVARLTDTSRIQATISFLTGSVIIDALVLLLTAGFLFGYAWQIGLLSLVSLPLYGWLVWTYNSRIIAGQRGVMTAYARAESHFIDSIGGIGAIKAHRQEAFFARITQGIYRFFQQQLYDLGLLGNRYGLFSELIGVGVLVSVIGLTAYLVLQNGLKLAR from the coding sequence ATGCACAATTACATTTACAAAACCTTTACCCAACAACTCGACCAAACCGATTGCGGCATTGCCTGCCTATTATCCGTCATTCGCTATTACGGGGGCGATGCCAGCCGCGAACGGCTGCGCGAACTGAGTGGCACAAGCATCCAGGGTACTACGCTGTTGGGGTTGTATCAAACAGCACAATCGCTGGGTTTTGCCGCCGAGGGGTTGGAAGCCGAAGGCGTTCATAATCTGGCCGAGGTGACTGAACCGGCTATTCTGCACGTGGTTATGGACGGAAATCGGCAGCATTATGTGGTATATTACCCGAACACCCCACCCCCAGCCCCTCCCCTCAAAACAAGGGGAGGGGAGTTGCGGTATGTGATTGGTGATCCGGGGCGGGGGGTTATTGAGATGACGGGCGACGAACTGGCGGGTATCTGGCAGTCGCGGGCGTTGCTGACGCTGAAACCAACCGAGCGGTTTGTCAGTACGGCGCAAAGTCGGCAAACGCAGTGGCAGTGGTTTAGAAACCTGATTCATGACGACGTGCCGCTGCTGGCAATTGCTGCCGGATTAGGCGTGGTAATGGCCGGGCTGGGTTTGTCGATGGCGTTGTTCTCGCAGAAACTGCTCGATGAGATTCTGCCGAAACGTAATCTCGAAAAGCTGTCGATGGGGTTATTGCTGCTGACAGTGCTCCTACTGGCCCGAACGGGCATAGGCTATCTACGTGGGTTTCTGCTACTTCGGCAAAGCCGCGAGTTCAATGTTCGCATTACCGACAGTTTCTTCCGCGATCTGCTCCAACTGCCCAAAGCGTTTTTCGACAACCGTAAAACCGGTGATCTGGTAGCCCGGCTAACCGACACCAGCCGGATTCAGGCTACCATCAGTTTCCTGACTGGCAGCGTTATCATCGACGCGCTTGTGTTGTTGCTGACGGCAGGCTTTCTGTTTGGTTATGCCTGGCAAATCGGGTTGCTGTCGCTGGTGAGTTTGCCGCTTTATGGCTGGTTAGTCTGGACGTACAACAGCCGCATCATTGCTGGTCAGCGGGGCGTTATGACAGCTTATGCCCGCGCCGAAAGCCACTTTATCGACAGCATTGGCGGCATTGGCGCAATCAAAGCCCACCGGCAGGAAGCGTTCTTCGCCCGCATTACGCAAGGCATTTACCGCTTTTTTCAACAACAGCTTTACGACCTCGGTCTACTCGGCAATCGCTACGGCCTTTTCAGCGAACTAATCGGCGTCGGCGTGTTGGTATCGGTCATTGGCCTAACGGCTTATTTGGTACTGCAAAACGGGCTGAAATTGGCGAGATGA
- a CDS encoding ABC transporter ATP-binding protein produces MELCIQNLSKSYQGKSVLSSLNLTFQGGDVVGLLGKNGAGKSTLINCLIDLVAPDAGQFIFNGQVLTGDRLAFKKVLGILSDVIPPIPEFTGTDYLRFIGLVHKIDAVTFQKRSKELTDFFFDDTNMFNKTISQYSTGMIKKIGLCGAILNVPSMLILDEPFAGLDPVAVKQVIAFLQMYRRPDRIILIASHDLNYVEEVANRILVLDDAKIKFDGELTDFTAQGTKVISEALFDFLAPRKKVMTFDWI; encoded by the coding sequence ATGGAACTGTGTATTCAAAATCTTAGCAAATCATATCAAGGTAAGAGTGTGTTAAGCTCACTTAACCTAACTTTTCAGGGAGGTGATGTGGTTGGTTTGCTGGGAAAGAACGGGGCCGGAAAAAGTACCTTAATCAATTGCCTGATTGATCTGGTTGCTCCCGATGCAGGTCAGTTTATTTTTAATGGTCAGGTATTGACTGGCGACCGGCTGGCCTTTAAAAAGGTACTTGGTATTTTGTCGGATGTAATCCCACCTATACCCGAGTTTACGGGAACCGATTATCTGCGATTTATTGGTTTAGTTCACAAAATCGATGCAGTTACTTTTCAAAAGCGGTCAAAAGAGTTAACTGATTTTTTCTTTGATGATACCAATATGTTCAACAAAACTATTAGCCAATATTCGACAGGTATGATCAAAAAGATTGGCTTATGCGGAGCCATTCTGAACGTGCCGTCGATGCTAATTTTAGATGAACCGTTTGCCGGTCTTGACCCGGTGGCGGTTAAGCAGGTAATCGCCTTTTTGCAAATGTATCGCCGACCCGACCGGATTATTCTTATTGCCTCTCACGACTTGAATTACGTTGAGGAAGTAGCTAACCGTATCCTCGTTTTAGATGACGCCAAAATTAAATTTGACGGTGAACTGACTGACTTTACAGCCCAGGGTACAAAGGTGATTAGCGAGGCCCTGTTTGATTTTTTAGCACCCCGGAAGAAAGTAATGACTTTTGACTGGATTTGA
- a CDS encoding peroxiredoxin family protein, with the protein MKRYLKIGLLVLLAGGLGGAVFQMRQTLTAQTALSAQLRHRPNLSAVRFVRKPLPAMLHNKLTLIVLFDPDCEHCQYQAQQMRLRQADFAGAGLYWLTTQPLARAQAFARAYGLDSLNMMHVGTLTREEAYRAFGAAGVPHIFIYGANGQLQREYKGEVKVDALTKYLH; encoded by the coding sequence ATGAAACGCTACCTCAAAATCGGGTTGCTCGTGTTGTTGGCGGGTGGGCTGGGCGGAGCCGTTTTTCAGATGCGGCAAACGCTCACTGCCCAAACCGCCCTTTCGGCCCAACTCCGGCACCGGCCCAATTTGTCGGCGGTGCGCTTCGTTCGTAAACCCCTGCCCGCCATGCTCCATAACAAACTCACACTTATTGTCTTGTTCGACCCCGATTGTGAACACTGCCAATATCAGGCGCAACAGATGCGGCTTCGTCAGGCCGATTTTGCCGGGGCTGGTCTGTACTGGCTCACCACACAACCCCTCGCCCGCGCTCAGGCATTTGCCAGAGCGTATGGGTTAGACTCGCTTAACATGATGCACGTTGGCACGCTCACCCGCGAAGAAGCGTACCGGGCGTTTGGAGCTGCGGGCGTTCCGCATATTTTCATCTACGGAGCCAATGGGCAATTGCAGAGAGAGTACAAAGGCGAAGTGAAGGTAGACGCGCTGACAAAATACCTTCATTGA
- a CDS encoding glycosyltransferase — MIALFAMATAQGHLNATFRLARQLQADGYRVIYAYFGPPELAQRIVQQSFAVHWLESYPFGVGTDEVLNQGRSESYLETLFDRITGRDLKTRTADWQRTLHQLRPDLILLDAFLSTDFIVLYPLLKAYPANVVLIQTMLSTYDDGHTPPLNSSLIPGRDSPQAIRRAWQREYRNRFFRQLWETVKYAGYSSHRQIRRAFRRNELPDTYRLRYDKVFHAGIDNLPEWIMPPQDFDFAERRLLTFQTFKNTMPDLSRAETLPPAYTMALERIGQERQTNADLKLVYASLGTVMLAHRSENELAAFYRKLLQAVGQQPNWRLILAIGDGADVARFDCPANAFVFTSVPQLHVLQHCDLFITHGGLNSVLEATALNVPMLVYLLSHLWDQPGYGARVVAQGRGTMYELADASTASIGDVVERILEEHSAINRLA, encoded by the coding sequence ATGATTGCTTTGTTTGCTATGGCTACGGCACAGGGCCACCTGAACGCCACGTTTCGGCTGGCCCGGCAACTACAGGCCGACGGATACCGCGTTATCTATGCTTATTTCGGTCCGCCCGAACTGGCGCAGCGCATTGTGCAGCAGAGCTTTGCCGTGCATTGGCTCGAAAGCTACCCCTTCGGCGTTGGCACCGACGAGGTGCTGAATCAGGGCCGCAGCGAATCGTATTTGGAGACACTTTTCGACCGCATCACGGGCCGCGACCTGAAAACCCGCACGGCAGACTGGCAGCGAACGCTGCATCAGCTACGGCCCGACCTGATTCTGCTCGATGCGTTTCTGAGTACCGATTTCATTGTCCTATATCCATTGCTAAAGGCATATCCGGCAAACGTTGTACTGATTCAAACCATGCTCTCGACCTACGACGACGGGCACACGCCACCACTCAACAGCTCGCTGATTCCGGGCCGCGACAGCCCACAGGCCATTCGGCGGGCGTGGCAGCGCGAATACCGCAATCGCTTTTTCAGGCAATTATGGGAAACGGTAAAATATGCCGGGTATAGTTCGCACCGGCAGATTCGGCGAGCCTTTCGCCGAAACGAGTTGCCCGATACGTACCGGCTCCGTTACGACAAAGTATTTCACGCAGGCATCGACAACCTGCCAGAGTGGATTATGCCGCCCCAAGACTTTGACTTTGCCGAACGGCGGCTGTTGACCTTCCAAACGTTTAAAAACACCATGCCCGACCTGAGCCGCGCCGAAACCCTGCCCCCGGCCTACACAATGGCACTTGAACGTATCGGGCAGGAACGGCAGACCAACGCCGATTTGAAACTGGTATACGCTTCACTCGGTACGGTGATGCTGGCCCACCGCTCCGAAAACGAACTGGCCGCTTTTTACCGTAAGTTGCTACAGGCCGTTGGGCAGCAACCCAACTGGAGGCTGATTCTGGCAATTGGAGACGGGGCCGATGTAGCCCGATTCGACTGCCCGGCGAATGCGTTTGTGTTTACGTCGGTGCCGCAACTGCACGTATTGCAGCACTGCGACCTGTTTATTACGCACGGCGGGTTGAACTCCGTACTGGAAGCTACGGCCCTGAACGTGCCGATGCTGGTGTACCTACTCAGCCACCTCTGGGACCAGCCCGGCTATGGCGCACGGGTAGTGGCACAGGGCCGGGGAACCATGTACGAACTCGCCGACGCCAGCACCGCCAGCATTGGCGATGTGGTTGAACGAATTTTAGAAGAACATAGTGCTATAAATAGGCTGGCTTGA
- a CDS encoding amidohydrolase family protein, with the protein MTIDAHQHFWHFDPVRDAWITDDMAVIRRDFLPADLEPILAQNGIDGCVAVQADQSEAETQFLINMARAYGFIRGVVGWVDLRADTLHERLAYYSTIDQVKGFRHVAQAEPHDFLSRPEVVNGIRQLAAFGFTYDILIYPNQLKAALHLVRAVPEVKFVIDHLAKPYIKKGEISRWSNFMAEIAKQPNVSCKLSGMVTEADWHSWSKKDFFPYLDVAFEHFGPDRLLFGSDWPVCLLAANYTQVKTLIEEYVLLWGDEVRAKVFGANAVAFYDL; encoded by the coding sequence ATGACTATCGACGCGCACCAGCATTTCTGGCATTTCGACCCCGTTCGCGATGCGTGGATTACCGACGACATGGCCGTAATACGGCGCGATTTTCTGCCCGCCGATCTTGAACCCATCCTGGCCCAGAACGGCATCGATGGTTGCGTGGCCGTGCAGGCCGATCAGTCCGAAGCCGAAACACAGTTTCTGATTAATATGGCCCGTGCTTACGGTTTCATTCGGGGCGTAGTGGGCTGGGTCGATTTGCGGGCCGATACGTTGCATGAGCGGCTTGCGTATTATTCAACGATTGACCAGGTTAAAGGATTTCGGCACGTAGCACAGGCTGAACCCCACGATTTTCTGAGCCGCCCCGAGGTAGTGAACGGTATCCGCCAACTGGCTGCGTTCGGCTTTACCTACGATATTCTGATCTATCCGAATCAGTTAAAGGCCGCGCTCCATCTGGTGCGGGCGGTGCCGGAAGTGAAATTCGTAATTGACCACTTAGCCAAGCCATACATCAAAAAAGGCGAAATCAGCCGCTGGTCGAATTTCATGGCCGAGATTGCCAAACAGCCGAACGTTTCGTGCAAACTGTCGGGTATGGTAACGGAGGCCGACTGGCATAGCTGGAGCAAAAAAGACTTTTTTCCGTATCTCGACGTGGCATTCGAGCATTTTGGCCCCGACCGGCTGCTGTTTGGTTCCGACTGGCCGGTTTGCCTGTTGGCTGCCAACTACACGCAGGTCAAAACGCTCATCGAGGAGTATGTTCTGCTCTGGGGCGACGAGGTTCGGGCAAAAGTATTCGGGGCGAATGCCGTAGCTTTTTACGACTTGTAA
- a CDS encoding gluconokinase, whose translation MNTPIAKTCFVGVDIGTTNVKALALPPDLSRELAHASRPVETLNPQAGYAEQDPEQIWSAFADVMAEVSREVARAGYEISHIAFSTAMHSLLAMDENGKPLSHAIIWSDNRAEPQAAELRGLRADLGRAIYEQTGIPMHPMIPLCKLAWLREHDPRLLRRAAHFGTIKEFLWHKLTGHFEVDYSMATSTGLFDATRLTWSDLALNYAGVRANQLSTPVPTTHQRPLQATVVGGRTGLAETVSLLIGASDGCLANLGAGAIKRGTTTLTIGTSGAIRQTVRKPLRDEQGRLFCYILDDDYFVVGGPTNNGGNVLEWLTEKLTQQDTTTLLAEAETIAPGSDGLLFLPYLQGERAPLWDAHVRGAYLHVDWQHTRAHFVRAALEGVLFNMLSINELLMKETGPTRVIHANGGFAQSRFWVQMLADMAGVPVRLNASNESGSMGGILLTMKAIGLVKTLDEAAKLVAFGETFEPDPKRHRAYQQVFAKWQAGLGKNT comes from the coding sequence ATGAATACCCCCATCGCCAAAACCTGCTTTGTTGGTGTCGATATTGGCACTACCAACGTGAAAGCCTTAGCCCTGCCCCCCGACCTGAGCCGCGAACTGGCCCATGCGTCGCGGCCTGTCGAAACGCTGAATCCGCAGGCGGGCTATGCCGAGCAGGACCCCGAACAAATCTGGTCGGCCTTTGCTGATGTTATGGCTGAGGTTAGCCGGGAAGTGGCTCGCGCGGGCTACGAAATCAGCCACATCGCGTTCAGCACGGCCATGCATAGCCTACTGGCAATGGATGAAAACGGCAAGCCACTGAGCCACGCCATCATCTGGTCGGATAACCGGGCTGAACCGCAGGCGGCTGAATTGCGCGGTCTGCGGGCCGATCTGGGCCGGGCTATTTACGAACAAACGGGCATTCCGATGCACCCGATGATTCCGCTTTGCAAACTGGCGTGGCTGCGCGAACACGACCCGCGACTATTACGCCGGGCGGCTCATTTCGGCACCATCAAAGAATTTTTGTGGCATAAGCTGACCGGCCATTTTGAAGTCGATTACAGCATGGCTACCTCAACCGGCCTGTTCGATGCGACCCGCCTGACCTGGAGCGATCTGGCCTTAAACTACGCCGGTGTGCGGGCCAACCAACTCTCAACGCCCGTACCGACCACGCACCAACGTCCGCTTCAGGCCACTGTGGTTGGCGGGCGAACGGGTTTAGCCGAAACGGTGTCGCTACTGATTGGCGCGTCGGATGGCTGTTTGGCGAACCTCGGCGCGGGGGCTATCAAACGCGGCACCACTACGCTCACCATCGGCACCAGCGGAGCCATCCGGCAAACTGTCCGAAAACCCCTCCGCGATGAGCAGGGCCGGTTGTTTTGCTATATCCTCGACGACGACTATTTCGTGGTGGGCGGACCAACTAACAACGGGGGCAATGTGCTGGAGTGGCTTACTGAAAAACTGACGCAACAAGATACCACCACGCTACTGGCCGAGGCCGAAACCATTGCGCCCGGCTCCGATGGGCTGCTGTTTCTGCCGTATCTGCAAGGCGAACGCGCTCCACTCTGGGACGCTCACGTGCGTGGGGCTTACCTGCACGTTGACTGGCAGCATACGCGGGCGCACTTTGTTCGGGCTGCACTCGAAGGCGTATTATTTAATATGTTGAGCATCAACGAACTGCTAATGAAAGAAACCGGGCCAACACGCGTGATTCATGCCAACGGCGGGTTTGCCCAGTCGCGGTTTTGGGTGCAGATGCTGGCCGACATGGCAGGCGTTCCGGTACGACTCAATGCCAGCAATGAAAGTGGCTCGATGGGGGGTATTCTGCTGACGATGAAGGCCATCGGCCTGGTAAAAACGCTGGACGAAGCGGCCAAACTCGTAGCCTTCGGCGAGACATTCGAGCCCGACCCGAAACGGCACAGAGCCTATCAGCAAGTTTTCGCGAAATGGCAGGCAGGGCTGGGAAAGAATACATGA
- a CDS encoding TolB family protein, whose translation MRTRFFVLSLWLTTLPLFAQNGTEIYLVDLTEKAGRLAVANPRNISNKPGYDNQPFFHPAKPVLYYTSMMANNQTDIWAYDLKTGTRTQLTQTPDAEYSPTVLPGLSHLSCIVQRKSNGDQDLVSYQLDKPAITEILLESQKTGKIGYQAWLNANEAVVFVLGEPNSMHYLNKSAGQDTVIASQIGRSLHRIPGQNAFSFVQQVGSSWKIRAFEPGRNQIRDIADSHPDSEHYHAWTDAGTLLESRGNELWRFDATTRQWQPVPLPTTLPRKKLSRLAVQGKTLAIVLDE comes from the coding sequence ATGCGAACCAGATTCTTTGTACTTAGTCTGTGGCTGACAACGCTGCCACTTTTTGCCCAGAACGGCACCGAAATTTATTTGGTAGACCTGACCGAAAAAGCCGGTCGGCTGGCGGTAGCGAACCCGCGCAATATCTCCAATAAACCGGGCTACGATAATCAGCCGTTTTTTCACCCGGCGAAGCCCGTTCTCTACTACACGTCTATGATGGCTAACAACCAGACTGACATCTGGGCGTATGACCTCAAAACCGGAACGCGCACGCAACTAACCCAAACCCCTGACGCTGAATATTCGCCAACGGTGCTACCCGGCCTGAGTCATCTGTCGTGCATTGTGCAGCGAAAAAGCAACGGCGACCAGGACCTCGTCAGCTACCAACTCGACAAACCAGCGATTACTGAAATACTGCTGGAGTCGCAGAAAACGGGCAAAATTGGTTATCAGGCGTGGCTCAACGCCAATGAGGCTGTGGTATTTGTACTGGGCGAACCCAATTCAATGCATTATCTGAACAAAAGTGCCGGGCAAGATACGGTTATTGCCAGCCAGATTGGCCGTTCGCTGCATCGCATTCCGGGGCAGAATGCATTTAGTTTTGTTCAGCAGGTAGGCAGTTCATGGAAAATCCGGGCGTTCGAGCCGGGCCGCAATCAGATTCGTGACATTGCCGATAGCCACCCCGATTCAGAACATTACCACGCCTGGACGGATGCCGGTACGCTGCTCGAAAGCCGGGGCAACGAGTTGTGGCGTTTCGACGCTACTACCCGGCAATGGCAACCCGTGCCATTGCCGACAACGCTACCCCGCAAAAAACTGTCGCGGCTGGCCGTGCAGGGCAAAACGTTAGCCATAGTGCTGGATGAGTGA
- a CDS encoding MFS transporter, producing MEVASSSAPTVSFRPLFSLPVIVASLGYFVDVYDLLLFNIVRVPSLKALGLSDADVSLIGGKIYNYQQAGLLLGGILWGILGDKRGRMSVLFGSIITYSLANIACGFVDDPNTYAILRFVAGLGLAGELGAGITLVSETLPKHLRGYGTSLVAGVGLMGAVVAFLTVQQFDWRVAYFIGGGMGMALLLLRVGVLESGVFTSLKQTSVRRGNFFDLFTNRSRLVRYLRCIGVGIPTYFVIGILATFGNEFGAALGIADVQVGRGILFVYIGVATGDLVSGPLSHFLKSRLKAIGLMLTLTLVFVLIYLFGGIQDADTFYLVCGGMGFAIGYIALFLTVTAEQFGTNLRATATTSVANNVRATTLLTLPVFQALKPAMGVLGAGALVGALCFIIGFWSLATMPETFEQELDFTEDTI from the coding sequence ATGGAAGTTGCTTCCTCCTCTGCCCCCACCGTGTCCTTTCGCCCGCTTTTTTCGCTGCCGGTCATTGTAGCCTCGCTGGGGTATTTTGTTGATGTATATGATTTGCTGCTGTTCAACATTGTTCGTGTACCAAGCCTGAAAGCATTAGGCTTGTCCGACGCCGACGTATCGCTCATTGGCGGCAAAATCTATAACTACCAGCAGGCGGGGCTACTGCTGGGCGGTATTCTGTGGGGTATTCTGGGCGATAAGCGCGGGCGCATGTCGGTACTGTTCGGCTCCATCATCACCTACTCGCTGGCAAATATCGCCTGTGGATTTGTCGACGATCCGAATACCTACGCCATTCTGCGGTTTGTGGCCGGGCTGGGTCTGGCGGGCGAGCTGGGGGCAGGTATCACGCTCGTAAGCGAAACTTTGCCAAAGCACCTGCGCGGTTATGGCACCTCCTTGGTGGCCGGGGTCGGCCTGATGGGTGCGGTGGTAGCGTTTCTGACCGTACAACAGTTCGACTGGCGGGTAGCCTATTTCATTGGGGGTGGCATGGGCATGGCCCTGCTGCTGCTCCGGGTGGGCGTGCTGGAATCGGGCGTGTTCACAAGTCTCAAACAGACGAGCGTTCGGCGTGGCAACTTCTTCGACCTCTTTACCAACCGCAGCCGACTTGTGCGCTACCTGCGTTGCATCGGCGTAGGAATCCCTACCTATTTTGTGATTGGCATTCTGGCAACGTTTGGCAACGAGTTTGGCGCGGCTCTCGGCATCGCCGACGTGCAGGTGGGGCGGGGTATTCTGTTCGTATACATTGGCGTGGCAACTGGCGATTTGGTGAGCGGCCCGTTAAGCCATTTCCTGAAATCGCGGCTGAAGGCCATCGGGCTGATGCTAACGCTGACATTGGTTTTCGTGCTTATTTACTTGTTTGGCGGTATACAGGACGCCGACACGTTCTACCTCGTTTGTGGGGGTATGGGCTTTGCTATTGGCTACATTGCCCTGTTTCTGACCGTGACTGCCGAGCAGTTTGGCACTAACCTGAGGGCTACGGCCACAACCTCAGTAGCCAACAATGTCCGGGCGACTACGTTGCTCACACTGCCAGTGTTTCAAGCCCTAAAACCGGCAATGGGTGTGCTTGGAGCGGGTGCGCTGGTAGGAGCCCTATGCTTTATTATCGGCTTCTGGTCGCTGGCAACCATGCCCGAAACGTTCGAGCAGGAACTCGACTTTACCGAAGACACGATATAA
- a CDS encoding DUF4926 domain-containing protein, which translates to MALFGRAYIVAFRNSISAKVMKFKLFSRAVLTKDFPEYGLKKGDMGVIVEYVARSSAEDGYIIEIFDAQGQTVDVVPLMESDLEHPRPNTVLTYRELKRAA; encoded by the coding sequence ATGGCTTTATTTGGCCGAGCCTACATCGTGGCGTTTCGTAACTCTATTTCCGCAAAAGTCATGAAATTCAAACTGTTTAGCCGAGCTGTTCTCACAAAAGACTTCCCTGAATATGGACTTAAGAAGGGCGATATGGGGGTGATTGTCGAATATGTTGCCCGATCTTCGGCAGAGGATGGCTACATCATCGAAATTTTTGACGCTCAGGGGCAGACGGTTGATGTAGTTCCTCTGATGGAATCAGACCTGGAGCACCCCCGACCCAACACAGTACTAACATATCGCGAGTTGAAACGGGCGGCTTAA
- a CDS encoding DUF6883 domain-containing protein encodes MLRIDGKVIIESRKITEYLLIWKAESDKSAFLQRLGYSLDNWQELEADIRYIIAEGSAIYSRPAPFGGDLYQVKGTLRNFGVITVWLYLAEPTSWRFVTLFPQKS; translated from the coding sequence ATGTTGAGAATTGACGGCAAGGTTATTATCGAAAGTCGTAAGATTACCGAGTACTTATTGATATGGAAGGCCGAGAGCGACAAATCGGCCTTCCTGCAACGGTTGGGATACTCGTTAGATAACTGGCAAGAATTAGAAGCAGACATTCGCTATATCATTGCCGAGGGGTCTGCTATTTACTCTCGTCCGGCTCCTTTTGGGGGCGATTTGTACCAAGTAAAGGGCACATTGCGTAACTTCGGTGTTATTACAGTATGGCTTTATTTGGCCGAGCCTACATCGTGGCGTTTCGTAACTCTATTTCCGCAAAAGTCATGA
- a CDS encoding sodium:solute symporter family transporter: protein MNQLNQTDYIIFLLYFIGVSSYGYWIYKRKQKTDLDTKDFFLAEGSLTWWAIGASLIASNISAEQFIGMSGNGFTFGVAIAVYEWLAAVCLIIVAVWFMPIYLKNHIYTMPQFLKTRYNETVALIMAIFWLFLYIFVNLTSILFLGALAISTLVGTEFFHPIIIGLCLFALVITLGGMKVIGYTDVIQVVVLIFGGLVTTYIALTLVSQKFGLGNDIFAGMSAMLRDADDHFHMIFEKPGPNTSQVDINKYLTLPGIAMYFAGQWIVNLNYWGCNQYITQRALGADLKTARTGILFAAILKIFMPIIVMLPGIAAYVLYKNGSLQEQMAPGGKLLADNAYSAILSFLPNGLKGLSMAALTAAIVASLAGKANSISTIFTLDIYQKYIKKDANERQLVWIGRVAILGAMILAIALTWQDTLGIGREGGFTFIQKYTGYISPGIFAVFILGFFWKRTTGPAAVAGILTGFAMAVFFNHYAPAVLGNENILYTAFPNGNGGYEIPFLICMGWSFVFTVLVMVAISLGGPVINPKAFDIDARMFKLAPVNTAMIVVILLCISALYVRFW, encoded by the coding sequence ATGAACCAACTTAACCAGACGGATTACATTATTTTTCTGTTGTATTTCATTGGCGTTTCATCCTATGGCTACTGGATTTACAAACGCAAGCAAAAAACTGATCTCGATACCAAAGATTTTTTTCTGGCCGAAGGGTCGCTGACGTGGTGGGCCATTGGCGCATCGCTGATTGCGTCGAACATCTCGGCAGAACAGTTCATCGGCATGTCGGGTAACGGCTTTACGTTCGGCGTGGCTATTGCCGTGTATGAGTGGCTGGCGGCAGTCTGTCTGATTATTGTGGCGGTGTGGTTTATGCCCATTTACCTCAAAAACCACATCTACACCATGCCGCAGTTTTTGAAAACGCGGTATAACGAAACGGTCGCCCTGATTATGGCGATTTTCTGGCTGTTTCTGTACATCTTCGTCAACCTCACGTCGATTCTGTTTCTGGGCGCGCTGGCAATCAGCACGTTGGTTGGCACGGAGTTTTTTCACCCAATCATCATTGGCCTGTGTCTGTTCGCGCTGGTAATCACGCTCGGTGGCATGAAAGTAATTGGCTATACCGACGTAATTCAGGTGGTGGTACTTATCTTCGGCGGCTTAGTCACGACCTACATTGCACTGACATTAGTAAGTCAGAAATTCGGCCTCGGCAACGATATTTTCGCGGGGATGTCGGCCATGCTGCGCGACGCCGACGACCACTTTCATATGATTTTCGAGAAACCCGGCCCCAACACGTCGCAGGTTGACATTAACAAATACCTGACCTTGCCGGGTATTGCCATGTACTTCGCCGGGCAGTGGATTGTAAACCTCAACTACTGGGGTTGTAACCAGTATATTACCCAGCGTGCCCTCGGTGCCGACCTGAAAACCGCCCGTACAGGCATTCTATTCGCGGCCATTCTGAAAATTTTCATGCCCATCATCGTCATGTTGCCGGGCATTGCCGCTTATGTACTGTATAAAAACGGGAGTTTACAGGAGCAAATGGCACCCGGCGGTAAGCTGCTGGCCGACAATGCGTATTCGGCCATTCTGTCGTTTCTGCCCAATGGTCTGAAAGGCTTGTCGATGGCGGCACTGACGGCGGCAATTGTGGCTTCGCTGGCGGGTAAAGCCAACTCGATTTCCACCATTTTCACGCTGGATATTTATCAGAAATACATCAAAAAAGACGCCAACGAGCGGCAGTTGGTGTGGATAGGGCGCGTCGCTATTCTGGGTGCTATGATTCTGGCAATTGCCCTGACGTGGCAGGATACGCTCGGCATCGGGCGCGAGGGCGGTTTCACGTTTATTCAGAAATATACGGGCTACATCAGTCCCGGCATTTTCGCGGTCTTTATTCTGGGTTTCTTCTGGAAACGCACCACCGGCCCGGCGGCTGTGGCGGGTATTCTGACGGGTTTCGCTATGGCTGTTTTCTTCAACCATTATGCCCCCGCCGTGCTGGGCAACGAAAACATCCTGTATACGGCCTTCCCGAACGGCAACGGCGGCTACGAAATTCCATTCCTGATCTGTATGGGCTGGTCGTTCGTGTTCACGGTGCTGGTGATGGTAGCGATTAGCTTAGGAGGGCCAGTCATTAATCCGAAAGCGTTCGACATCGACGCCCGGATGTTCAAACTGGCTCCGGTCAATACGGCCATGATTGTTGTAATTCTGTTGTGCATCTCCGCCTTATACGTGCGGTTCTGGTGA